The following nucleotide sequence is from Candidatus Margulisiibacteriota bacterium.
GATCGTATGGGGGGCATGGTCGCACGCTATCGCGTCTATTGTGCCATCCTTTAATCCCTGTATGACAGCCTCCACATCCTTTTCGCCGCGCAGCGGAGGGTTGACCTTTGCGTTGGTATTATAGCCCTCGACCTCGGTCTCTGTAAGGCAAAAATAATGAGGGGCTGTTTCGCAGGTTATGCGGATGCCTTCCTCCTTTGCCCTTCTTATCCTTGCCACAGAACCCGCGGTAGAAACATGGGCTATATGCACCCTGCCAAACTCCCTTGCAAGACCTATCTCCCGCTCTACCATTATCTCTTCGGCAACGCAGGGATATCCCTTAAGGCCCATTATCGTGGAAAGAGAGCCCTCGTTCATCTGCGCCGCCTGCGTTAGAGAGTGGTCTTCACAGTGGGAAATTATGACTTTGTTGAATTGCACGGCATATTCGAGGGCCCTTCGCATCACATCGGAGCGCATCACGCATCTGCCGTCATCCGAAAACGCGACCGCTCCCGCCTTTGACATAAAACCCATTTCGGAAAGTTCCTGCCCTGCCTGCCCTTTGGTGATAGAGCCGACCACGAAAACATTGACACAGCCCTCAGACCTGGCCCTTGACAGAACATATTCGACAACAGAGCTGTTGTCTATCACCGGCTCGGTGTTGGGCATGCAGGCAATAGAAGTGAAACCTCCCGCAGCGGCAGCCCTGGACCCCGAATAAATGGTCTCTTTGTCCGGTCTGCCGGGGTCGCGGAGGTGAACATGCATATCCACAAGTCCCGGCATCACAACCTTGCCTTTTGCGTCAATTACCTCGGTATTCTGTGAGGACTGTATGTTTTTTGCAACATCCTTTATCTTTCCGTCCTCGACAAGAACATCCCTTTCTTCGTCCAGCGACGAAAAGGGATCGCAGACCCTGCCGTTCTTTATCAAAAGCCTCGTCAAGCTTTTTCCTCCCCCGCCTCTTCTTTTTCATTTAACTTCTGGAGCGCTTCTTTTGCCGCGTGCTGCTCGGCCTCTTTTTTTGTCCTGCCCCGTCCCGAACCGCACTTTTTCCCTTTGACCTTGACCGCTATCCAGAAGATCTTCTTGTGTTTGGGCCCGAGTTCCCTGGTAACCTGGTAGAAAGGCAGCCCCCACTTATTCTTCTGGCATAGCTCCTGCAGGGCTGATTTGTAATCTATGATAAAGTCCTTGGCGCTGGCCTTTGCTATCTGTTCCTTGAGCAGCCTTATGACGACCTCCGCCGCGCTTTCGAGCCCCCTGTCAAGATAAAGAGCGGCGATCGATGATTCAAGGGCATTGGCCAGGTTGGATTTTTTGAGCTCTCCTCCCGAGGCCCTTTCGTTCTTGCCCAGCAGAAGGTATTTGCCTATGCCCAGTTTTTTAGAGATCTCCGACAGCGCCAGATCGGACACAACGGCCGCCCTGATCTTGGTAAGGTCCCCTTCTGCCAGATCCGGAAAATTCCTGAAAATATGGTCGGAGATCACAAGTTTAAGCACAGCATCGCCTAGGAATTCCAGTCTTTCGTTGTTCTTGATATCCTGGCGGAGCAGTTCGTTGCCAAAACTGCTGTGGGTCAGAGCCTGGTCAAGTATTCCCGTATCTAAAAATGAGGCGCCGAGCTTTTCCTGCAGTTCGTCCAAAGCCTGCTTTCTTGCGGGGATGGTCATTTGACATACAATTTTACAGTATGTAGAATAAATTATCAAGAATGCCGCGCGATCCCATATATAGAACGGAGGCTTTATGAGAGGAACTCTTTCGCCTATTTTAAGCCATCTGGTCCAGACCACCATAGCAGCCGTCGGCGCAAAGGAAAAACTGAACCGCCTGATAAATAAGTACCGCAAGATGCTGAGGTATGTTACAGGCGGGATGAATGTTTCCGAGATCAGGTTCGGCCTGGCCGACCTTTTGATAACCCGCGACGATCCGGGCGACTGGAAAGAGGCAAAAACGCATTACGATTATGTCCTGGAAAAGGCCGCTTACGGCTATCTGAGATCGGCCGCCATGGTAGGGAAAGCCGAACTTGCGATCAGGTCCGACAACAAAAAAGAGGTAGATGAGGCTATCGAGTATACGGAGCGCGCGTTCAATGCTCTTGTTTCTCTTGTGGGCAAAAGCGATTTTTACAGCATAAAAGCCCTGGTCGTTGGGGCCGAACTCCGCCTCAAGCGCGCAGCAGCGGGGGACGAAAAAGAAGCGCTCAAGCTTTTTGAAAAGGCTCTCAAAGATGAAATGGCCGATCCGTATTTCAGGGCAAGGGCAATAGTTGAAAAAGAGGAGCGCATACTCTACAGCGGCAAATTTGACATAAATAAAGAGATACAGCTGTGCCACAGCGCCATAGAACTGCTAAAAGAAAGACCGTATGACTATTTTGCGGTAAAAGCAAAACTTCTCCAGGGAGAGTTCATAGCCCGCAGGATGGCACGCTACGACAAATCGAGAGCGACCGGCATATTTATGGGAGTGATAGGAACAAAAGAAGCCGACGCGGACCTTCAGGCCAGGGCAAGGCTGGACCTGGCCGAGATATCCGAGCCAAAAAAGGCAAATATCCTGATAAAAGAAGTGCTTTCCGCCAAGAGTATTGACGGCTACCTCGTTGAAAAGGCAAAACGGCTGAGAAAGGAACTGAAGGCAAAGAAATAATGGGCAGGACCATAGCAGAAAAGATACTTTCAAATCACAGCGGAAAAGACGCAAAAGCCGGAGATATCGTAATTGCCGATCTTGATTTTATGATCGGCCAGGACGGCACGTCCGGGGTGGCTATCGATGTTTTCAACAAGATGGGGGGCAAAGGGGTATCTGACCCCAAAAAGATCGCCATCATAATAGACCACAGCAGTCCGTCGCCGAACGAAGGCGTTTCTGCCATACATAAAAAGATCCGGGAATTCACTTCAAAATACGGCATCAAGCTTTATGACATCGGCTGCGGGGTCTGCCATCAAATAACCCCGGAAATGGGACATGTTGTTCCAGGAGACCTGGTGATAGGCGCCGATTCACACACCTGCACTTATGGAGCTATAAATGTTTTTTCTACCGGCATAGGTTCAACGGACCTTGCCGCCGGAATGATATCCGGAAAACTCTGGTTCAAAGTGCCGCAGACCATTCAGTTTCTGGTTAACGGCAAATGGCCGAAAGGAGTCTATTCAAAAGATCTGATACTAAAGATCATCGGAGATGTCAGGGCTGACGGAGCAACGTATTTGGCTTCTGAATTTGTAGGAAGCGCTATTGACGATCTCTCCGTTGAGGCAAGATTTACTATCTCTAACATGGCAATAGAAATGGGAGCAAAAGCCGGCTTGATGAAAGCCGATAAAAAAGCGCTTGAATGGGTCAAAAAACATTCGGCAAGGACTCCGCAACCGGTTGAATCTGATAAAGACGCTGTTTTTTCTGCCGTAAAAGAATATGATGTTTCAAAACTGACCCCGATGGTCGCCAAACCGCACACCGTTGATAATTTTGCTCCCATTGAAGAAGTTGAGGGCACAGAGATACAGCAGGGGTTCATCGGGACCTGCACAAACGGCAGGCTTGAAGACCTTGAGATCGCGGCAAGCGTTCTTAAAGGTAAAAAAGTTAATAAAAACTCGAGACTCATTGTTGCCCCGGCTTCAAAACAGATATTTTTGGATGCAATGAAGAAGGGGATTGTAGAAACGATAATCGAAGCCGGAGGAGTTTTTGTAACACCAGGCTGCGGTCCGTGCGTTGGTACTCATAACGGAGTTCCTTCTGACGGGGAAAAGGCAATTTCTACAGCCAACAGGAACTTTAAAGGCAGGATGGGAAACCCCAAGGCGGAGATATTCCTTGCCTCCCCTGCTACGGTAGCGGCTTCCGTTATAGAAGGAAAGATAGCGGACCCGAGGAGATATCTGTAATATGAAACTACTTGGATTTTCACGCAAACTAAAACAGGAAAATGATATCAACACCGATTACATAATTTCCGGCAGGTACAAATTCAAGATCCAGGACCCATATGAACTAGCAAAGCATGTGATGGAAGACCTGGACCCGGAATTCTATTCAAAAGTAAAAAAAGGTGACTTTCTTGTGGCCGGCACCAATTTCGGCTGCGGCTCTTCACGCGAGCAGGCTCCCATGGCAATAAAGTATGCCGGCATATCTGCTGTGTTGGCAAAGTCTTTTGCCCGCATCTTTTACAGGAACTGCTTTAATCTGGGACTTCCTCTCATCGAATGCGATACAGATCAAATCTCCGACGGTGATGAGCTGGAGATAGACCTTGATAACGGAGTGTTGAAGAATAAAACCAAGAACAAGGATATTAGAATAAAGCCTTTCCCTCCAACAATGCAAACTCTGCTGTCAGATGGGGGTCTGGTGGAACATTTTAAGAAACACGGGGGGTTTGAACTGTGACAGGGGAACTTGCCATAACGCTTCAGTTGATACTGTCAGCGGTCCTCGGGGGTGTTATCGGGTTTTTCAGGGAAAGGGACAAAAAAGCCGCGGGATTGCGAACTCACATACTTGTCTGCATGGGCTCTACCCTGCTGATGCTGATAGCGGTCCATCTTGCCTCCATATATCCGGGTTCCGATGTAGGCAGGATCGCAGGACAGGTTATAGTGGGCATAGGATTTCTCGGAGCGGGTACGATACTGGTGGACAGGGAAAAAGCTTCGGTCATGGGACTGACCACAGCGGCTTCCATATGGGTATCCGCGGCCATCGGCCTTGCGGTCGGCTGCGGCTTCTACTACGCGGCCCTCATCTCGACACTGATAGTTCTTCTTGTAATCGAGGTCCTGCGCAAGATGGAGAAGAGGTTTATTAGGACGGATAAAGAAGAGTCCTGATCCCTTTTCCCGCGCATCATAAGACGGCTTCTTCAACTTAGAATCCTTTTTTCTTTCACTGGCGCCGAAATTGCTGTATACCCCTTTGTGAGGCAA
It contains:
- a CDS encoding dihydroorotase — translated: MTRLLIKNGRVCDPFSSLDEERDVLVEDGKIKDVAKNIQSSQNTEVIDAKGKVVMPGLVDMHVHLRDPGRPDKETIYSGSRAAAAGGFTSIACMPNTEPVIDNSSVVEYVLSRARSEGCVNVFVVGSITKGQAGQELSEMGFMSKAGAVAFSDDGRCVMRSDVMRRALEYAVQFNKVIISHCEDHSLTQAAQMNEGSLSTIMGLKGYPCVAEEIMVEREIGLAREFGRVHIAHVSTAGSVARIRRAKEEGIRITCETAPHYFCLTETEVEGYNTNAKVNPPLRGEKDVEAVIQGLKDGTIDAIACDHAPHTIDEKNTEFALAASGIDGLETSFGLAVSELLHSKILTLGQLVEKMSLNPARILGIKKGTLSSGVDADITIADLGREFTVDTSKFASKSSNSPFNGWKLKGRVLHTIVKGQLVLKDGALVK
- the rnc gene encoding ribonuclease III; this translates as MTIPARKQALDELQEKLGASFLDTGILDQALTHSSFGNELLRQDIKNNERLEFLGDAVLKLVISDHIFRNFPDLAEGDLTKIRAAVVSDLALSEISKKLGIGKYLLLGKNERASGGELKKSNLANALESSIAALYLDRGLESAAEVVIRLLKEQIAKASAKDFIIDYKSALQELCQKNKWGLPFYQVTRELGPKHKKIFWIAVKVKGKKCGSGRGRTKKEAEQHAAKEALQKLNEKEEAGEEKA
- a CDS encoding 3-isopropylmalate dehydratase large subunit, producing MGRTIAEKILSNHSGKDAKAGDIVIADLDFMIGQDGTSGVAIDVFNKMGGKGVSDPKKIAIIIDHSSPSPNEGVSAIHKKIREFTSKYGIKLYDIGCGVCHQITPEMGHVVPGDLVIGADSHTCTYGAINVFSTGIGSTDLAAGMISGKLWFKVPQTIQFLVNGKWPKGVYSKDLILKIIGDVRADGATYLASEFVGSAIDDLSVEARFTISNMAIEMGAKAGLMKADKKALEWVKKHSARTPQPVESDKDAVFSAVKEYDVSKLTPMVAKPHTVDNFAPIEEVEGTEIQQGFIGTCTNGRLEDLEIAASVLKGKKVNKNSRLIVAPASKQIFLDAMKKGIVETIIEAGGVFVTPGCGPCVGTHNGVPSDGEKAISTANRNFKGRMGNPKAEIFLASPATVAASVIEGKIADPRRYL
- a CDS encoding 3-isopropylmalate dehydratase small subunit, with the translated sequence MKLLGFSRKLKQENDINTDYIISGRYKFKIQDPYELAKHVMEDLDPEFYSKVKKGDFLVAGTNFGCGSSREQAPMAIKYAGISAVLAKSFARIFYRNCFNLGLPLIECDTDQISDGDELEIDLDNGVLKNKTKNKDIRIKPFPPTMQTLLSDGGLVEHFKKHGGFEL
- a CDS encoding MgtC/SapB family protein; the protein is MTGELAITLQLILSAVLGGVIGFFRERDKKAAGLRTHILVCMGSTLLMLIAVHLASIYPGSDVGRIAGQVIVGIGFLGAGTILVDREKASVMGLTTAASIWVSAAIGLAVGCGFYYAALISTLIVLLVIEVLRKMEKRFIRTDKEES